A genomic region of Pseudomonas sp. RSB 5.4 contains the following coding sequences:
- the cysD gene encoding sulfate adenylyltransferase subunit CysD, whose amino-acid sequence MVDKLTHLKQLEAESIHIIREVAAEFDNPVMLYSIGKDSAVMLHLARKAFFPGKLPFPVMHVDTRWKFQEMYKFRDKMVEELGLDLITHINPDGVAQNINPFTHGSAKHTDIMKTEGLKQALDKHGFDAAFGGARRDEEKSRAKERVYSFRDSKHRWDPKNQRPELWNVYNGKVNKGESIRVFPLSNWTELDIWQYIYLEGIPIVPLYFAAEREVIEKNGTLIMIDDDRILEHLSDEDKARIVKKKVRFRTLGCYPLTGAVESEAETLTDIIQEMLLTRTSERQGRVIDHDGAGSMEDKKRQGYF is encoded by the coding sequence ATGGTCGACAAACTGACGCATCTGAAACAGCTGGAGGCGGAAAGCATCCACATCATCCGCGAGGTGGCCGCCGAGTTCGACAACCCGGTGATGCTGTACTCCATCGGTAAAGACTCCGCCGTGATGCTGCATCTGGCACGCAAGGCGTTCTTCCCGGGCAAACTGCCGTTTCCGGTGATGCACGTCGACACTCGCTGGAAATTCCAGGAGATGTACAAGTTCCGCGACAAGATGGTCGAAGAGCTGGGCCTGGACCTGATCACTCACATCAACCCCGATGGCGTGGCGCAGAACATCAATCCGTTCACCCACGGCAGCGCCAAGCACACCGACATCATGAAGACCGAGGGCCTGAAGCAGGCACTCGACAAGCATGGTTTCGACGCCGCGTTCGGCGGTGCCCGTCGCGATGAAGAGAAGTCCCGCGCCAAGGAGCGTGTGTACTCGTTCCGCGACAGCAAGCATCGCTGGGACCCGAAGAACCAGCGTCCGGAGCTGTGGAACGTCTACAACGGCAAGGTCAACAAGGGCGAATCCATTCGTGTATTCCCGTTGTCGAACTGGACCGAACTGGACATCTGGCAGTACATCTACCTCGAAGGCATCCCGATCGTGCCGCTGTACTTCGCCGCCGAGCGTGAAGTGATCGAGAAGAACGGCACGCTGATCATGATCGACGACGACCGTATCCTCGAACACCTGTCCGACGAGGACAAGGCACGCATCGTCAAAAAGAAAGTGCGTTTCCGTACCCTTGGCTGCTACCCGTTGACGGGCGCGGTGGAGTCCGAGGCTGAAACCCTCACGGACATCATTCAGGAAATGCTCCTGACGCGAACTTCCGAGCGCCAGGGCCGGGTCATCGACCACGATGGCGCAGGCTCGATGGAAGACAAGAAACGTCAGGGTTATTTCTAA